A stretch of the Sulfolobus acidocaldarius SUSAZ genome encodes the following:
- a CDS encoding succinate dehydrogenase (part of four member succinate dehydrogenase enzyme complex that forms a trimeric complex (trimer of tetramers); SdhA/B are the catalytic subcomplex and can exhibit succinate dehydrogenase activity in the absence of SdhC/D which are the membrane components and form cytochrome b556; SdhC binds ubiquinone; oxidizes succinate to fumarate while reducing ubiquinone to ubiquinol; the catalytic subunits are similar to fumarate reductase), whose protein sequence is MSLKNEEAEVVIKVKRYTQEKGFYWQEYKLKVDRFTQFTEALRRIKSEQDPTLAYRASCHMAVCGSCGMKINGEPKLACKTLVLDVIKKYGSNVITIEPMDYFKPVKDLVVDLDDFYNRMHKVKPRLYPSNEVLEGKAEHRLKPEDQKVLWKFAQCIWCGLCVSACPAVQEDPEFLGPAAHAKGFRFLADPRDTITEERLKILIDSAWRCTYCYMCYNVCPRDIEPVTAIKKTRAFSRLAKDKTEVIKTGEKHTEAVHSSIFDSGKIMGSRVYLSTYGLLGSMKEMIFLMQSGKLKYALVKEKAVENIQEVRKLLRG, encoded by the coding sequence ATGTCCCTAAAGAATGAAGAAGCAGAGGTTGTAATAAAAGTTAAGAGATACACACAAGAGAAAGGATTCTATTGGCAAGAATATAAGCTAAAGGTAGATAGGTTCACTCAATTTACTGAGGCACTAAGGAGGATAAAAAGCGAGCAGGATCCAACTTTAGCATATAGAGCTTCTTGCCATATGGCGGTTTGCGGAAGCTGTGGAATGAAAATAAATGGAGAACCTAAATTGGCATGTAAGACTCTAGTACTTGATGTCATAAAGAAATATGGTAGTAATGTTATAACCATTGAGCCCATGGATTATTTCAAACCTGTTAAAGATTTAGTGGTAGATTTGGACGACTTTTATAATAGGATGCATAAGGTAAAGCCTAGATTATATCCAAGTAATGAAGTATTAGAAGGTAAGGCTGAACACAGACTGAAGCCAGAAGATCAAAAAGTATTATGGAAATTTGCCCAGTGTATATGGTGTGGATTATGTGTATCAGCGTGCCCAGCAGTTCAAGAGGATCCTGAGTTCTTAGGTCCAGCTGCCCATGCAAAAGGTTTCAGATTCCTGGCAGATCCTAGGGATACTATAACAGAGGAAAGATTGAAGATACTTATAGACAGTGCTTGGAGATGTACTTACTGTTATATGTGCTACAATGTATGTCCTAGAGATATAGAGCCTGTTACAGCAATAAAGAAAACAAGAGCATTTAGTAGGCTTGCAAAGGATAAGACTGAGGTTATAAAGACAGGTGAGAAACACACTGAGGCAGTTCATAGCTCGATATTTGACTCAGGCAAGATAATGGGTTCCAGAGTTTACTTATCCACGTATGGTCTATTAGGCTCTATGAAAGAAATGATATTCCTTATGCAATCAGGAAAACTTAAATATGCTCTAGTGAAAGAGAAGGCAGTGGAAAACATCCAAGAAGTAAGAAAATTATTAAGGGGATAA
- a CDS encoding disulfide reductase, producing the protein MAYAYYPGCTAHGLSKDIDIATKKVFETLGLRLDEVKDWNCCGGGFYDEYDEVGHVALNLRNLSIVEKMGYQKMVTPCSVCLQSHRLATHKYKENKDLKKEVDDRIKGTSVSYSGSAQAEHIVWVLVRDVGLQKIRERIKRQLTGLKVGAYYGCQMLRPEEIMGFEPAFNPHSMEDLIRVTGATPVSFKAAKSCCGFPLMGSNPKVGLRLAYGVLKSAKEEQADIIIHPCSLCHLQLDNLQLRIKAEFNVNWVVPAIYVTQLLGLAFGFSPEELGISKLAQEVLASRGIV; encoded by the coding sequence ATGGCATACGCATATTACCCAGGTTGTACGGCACACGGTTTATCTAAAGATATAGATATAGCTACAAAAAAAGTATTCGAAACATTAGGACTTAGATTAGATGAGGTGAAAGACTGGAACTGCTGTGGCGGAGGATTTTATGATGAATATGATGAAGTAGGACATGTAGCATTAAACTTGAGAAACCTCTCAATAGTCGAAAAGATGGGCTATCAAAAGATGGTTACACCATGCAGTGTTTGTCTACAAAGTCATAGATTAGCCACACATAAGTACAAAGAAAACAAGGACTTGAAAAAGGAAGTAGATGACAGGATAAAAGGAACCAGTGTAAGTTATTCTGGTAGCGCTCAGGCAGAACATATAGTGTGGGTATTAGTAAGAGATGTAGGATTACAAAAGATAAGGGAAAGGATAAAGAGACAACTGACAGGTCTTAAAGTAGGAGCTTACTACGGATGCCAAATGCTCAGACCAGAAGAAATAATGGGTTTCGAGCCTGCATTTAACCCTCATAGTATGGAAGACCTTATCAGAGTGACAGGAGCAACACCAGTCTCCTTTAAAGCAGCAAAATCATGCTGTGGTTTTCCCCTAATGGGTAGCAATCCTAAAGTTGGTTTAAGGTTAGCCTATGGCGTACTTAAGAGTGCAAAGGAGGAGCAAGCAGATATAATAATTCACCCTTGTTCCCTATGTCATTTACAGCTAGACAACTTACAGCTGAGAATAAAAGCTGAATTCAATGTGAATTGGGTGGTTCCAGCAATATATGTAACCCAGTTATTAGGATTAGCATTTGGATTTAGCCCCGAAGAACTAGGAATATCTAAACTAGCCCAAGAGGTTCTTGCATCAAGGGGTATAGTATAA
- a CDS encoding succinate dehydrogenase: MSVEENISNVITKIGGNVKRNWYPVSERPGKEPFAKEIEYTVGDLYSGKIHLRNEGDIYVFVVSKYVFNWKEKTKDLKIKGELVDAAGGLMWIKEENEKSLEEDMKFLRDYVNSAKSSSSQH, from the coding sequence ATGAGTGTTGAAGAAAATATATCCAATGTAATCACAAAAATTGGCGGAAATGTGAAGAGGAACTGGTACCCAGTAAGTGAAAGACCAGGTAAAGAACCTTTTGCAAAAGAAATTGAATATACGGTTGGAGATCTATATTCAGGAAAGATACACCTAAGAAATGAGGGCGATATTTACGTCTTCGTCGTTTCTAAATATGTTTTTAATTGGAAAGAAAAAACTAAGGACTTGAAAATAAAGGGTGAACTTGTAGATGCTGCAGGAGGATTAATGTGGATTAAAGAAGAAAATGAAAAAAGCTTAGAGGAAGATATGAAGTTTTTACGAGATTACGTTAATTCAGCAAAAAGTTCTTCATCACAACACTAA
- the sdhA gene encoding succinate dehydrogenase (part of four member succinate dehydrogenase enzyme complex that forms a trimeric complex (trimer of tetramers); SdhA/B are the catalytic subcomplex and can exhibit succinate dehydrogenase activity in the absence of SdhC/D which are the membrane components and form cytochrome b556; SdhC binds ubiquinone; oxidizes succinate to fumarate while reducing ubiquinone to ubiquinol): MEKLSYDAVIIGAGLAGLMAAHEISKAGYSAAVISKVFPTRSHSAAAEGGIAAYVNGNSDPNDSPDYMAYDTIKGGDYLVDQDAAELLAYKSGEIVELLEKWGALFNRQPDGRIALRYFGGQTYPRTRFVGDKTGMALLHTLYERTSGSGKVDFYFEWFAWELIRDESRVRGVVAFDMRNMIPFFFKAKAVVIAAGGMGMLYRHTTNSYIGTGDGYAMALRARVALKDPEFVQFHPTALYPSDILISEAARGEGAVLKNAKGERFMTRYAPKKLDLAPRDIVSRAIITEIKEGRGFPGGYVGLDISHLGEEYIKERLALAYEAAKTFSGVDATKELIPIRPAHHYYMGGIDVDITGKNPDVIGLFAAGEAACVSVHGANRLGSNSLLETLVFGRETGNEVVKFLQSFTEPSSDIDKEAEKAEQSAYDIVKKESGVHFGDILEKLRDYMWEFVGIYRDENGLKNAVSEILKLREQMKNMYVLDKSKVYNTEFYNALELKNMIDLGLVIASTALNRKESRGAHYRTDYPKRDDQNWLKHTIAYLSGNTVEITYKPVKMTKWKPEERVY, translated from the coding sequence ATGGAAAAGCTAAGTTATGACGCCGTGATTATAGGAGCTGGTCTAGCCGGTTTAATGGCTGCACATGAGATATCTAAGGCTGGCTATTCTGCTGCAGTAATATCTAAAGTATTTCCTACTAGATCTCACTCAGCTGCCGCAGAAGGAGGTATAGCAGCCTACGTAAATGGTAACTCAGATCCTAATGATAGTCCTGACTATATGGCATATGATACAATAAAAGGAGGAGATTATTTAGTAGATCAGGATGCTGCTGAACTGCTAGCCTATAAGTCGGGTGAAATTGTAGAGTTGCTAGAAAAGTGGGGAGCATTATTTAACAGACAGCCAGATGGAAGGATAGCCTTAAGATACTTCGGTGGTCAGACCTATCCAAGAACTAGATTCGTTGGAGACAAAACAGGTATGGCATTACTTCATACTTTGTACGAGAGGACTTCAGGATCTGGAAAAGTAGACTTTTATTTCGAATGGTTTGCTTGGGAGTTAATTAGAGATGAGAGTAGGGTAAGAGGAGTAGTAGCTTTTGATATGAGAAACATGATACCATTCTTCTTTAAGGCTAAGGCAGTTGTCATAGCCGCTGGAGGTATGGGAATGCTGTATAGACACACCACAAATAGCTATATCGGAACAGGTGACGGTTATGCAATGGCTCTAAGAGCTAGAGTAGCACTGAAGGATCCTGAGTTTGTCCAATTCCATCCCACAGCGTTATATCCATCTGATATTCTAATAAGTGAAGCAGCTAGAGGTGAAGGCGCGGTTTTAAAGAACGCTAAAGGAGAAAGATTTATGACTAGATATGCTCCAAAGAAGTTAGACCTAGCACCAAGAGATATAGTTTCAAGAGCTATAATAACTGAGATTAAGGAAGGACGTGGTTTTCCAGGTGGATATGTAGGGTTAGATATATCACATTTAGGTGAAGAGTACATAAAAGAAAGATTAGCCTTAGCTTATGAGGCAGCAAAGACATTCTCTGGAGTGGACGCAACTAAGGAGTTGATTCCCATAAGACCGGCTCATCATTACTATATGGGAGGAATAGATGTTGATATTACAGGTAAGAACCCAGATGTAATAGGGTTGTTTGCAGCTGGAGAGGCAGCCTGTGTATCTGTACACGGAGCTAATAGACTGGGGTCTAATTCTCTTCTAGAAACATTAGTTTTTGGAAGAGAGACAGGAAATGAGGTAGTTAAATTCTTACAGTCCTTTACAGAACCATCATCAGATATAGACAAAGAGGCTGAAAAGGCTGAACAGAGTGCATATGATATTGTAAAGAAAGAATCTGGTGTTCATTTCGGTGATATATTAGAAAAATTGAGAGATTACATGTGGGAGTTCGTAGGAATATACAGGGATGAAAATGGGTTAAAGAACGCTGTCTCAGAAATCCTAAAGCTGAGGGAACAAATGAAGAATATGTACGTATTGGACAAAAGCAAAGTTTACAATACAGAGTTTTATAACGCCCTAGAACTTAAGAATATGATTGACCTAGGTTTGGTAATCGCAAGTACTGCCTTAAACAGAAAGGAATCAAGAGGAGCCCATTACAGAACAGACTATCCAAAGAGAGATGATCAAAACTGGCTCAAACACACCATAGCATATCTATCAGGAAACACTGTAGAAATAACTTATAAGCCAGTTAAAATGACCAAATGGAAACCTGAAGAAAGGGTGTATTAA